One Aegilops tauschii subsp. strangulata cultivar AL8/78 chromosome 7, Aet v6.0, whole genome shotgun sequence genomic window carries:
- the LOC109782419 gene encoding putative UPF0481 protein At3g02645, whose product MADEVVEVEMAESRSSNRGAKAKAKAMAMEEEPWVKLIRESLTVEEEEDVDTRVSVFDVPKQLQVHKPEAYCPQFIGLGPYHHRHPELYGMERYKIDAARRALKRLLCAAAGPSHDVLDELVNELMGHDLKVRAHYHRYLELSREALSLMMIMDGAFLLEFLTIHHHTAAEGEREGEGASSSWTKRMEHLVDLGGSGTGRKSAHGLILRDMLMLENQIPLFVLAMIKAKCSSVSVDEASRRLTLMVTELMRELCPFKMEGHFPETSCDVTKHAHLLELLYHLVVPVVPTPTDTTENAHTTPPFSGHIVEMPEPEGGGQGQEKPSACTGNEHAMMQLFEFIALKLKGGRLGKVMKPIELVVKAPWNKLAGIPGVESFMSADASQQEITIPSVSELVSSGVKFKPTSGDLSTASTIAFDRKTATLRLPVVTLDGNTEVVLRNLVAYESSAASGPLVLTRYTELMNGIIDTDDDVALLRKRGVVLNHMKKRDGEAAKLWNGMSRSVQHSRVPALDKVIEEVNRYYDGRWSVKTKRFMRKYVLSSWKMLTFLATISMLLLTTVQAFCSVYTCSRWWFGDLVAVVPSDSE is encoded by the coding sequence ATGGCAGACGAGGTAGTAGAGGTAGAAATGGCGGAGTCCCGCAGCAGCAACCGGGGGGCAAAGGCGAAGGCGAAGGCGATGGCGATGGAGGAGGAGCCGTGGGTGAAGCTTATCCGGGAGTCCCTTaccgtggaggaggaggaggacgtggacaCCCGCGTGTCCGTGTTCGACGTGCCCAAGCAGCTGCAGGTGCACAAGCCCGAGGCCTACTGCCCCCAGTTCATCGGCCTGGGCCCCTACCACCACCGGCACCCCGAGCTGTACGGCATGGAGCGCTACAAGAtcgacgccgcccgccgcgcgctcAAGCGCCTCCTCTGCGCAGCAGCTGGGCCCAGCCACGACGTCCTCGACGAGCTCGTCAACGAGCTCATGGGCCACGACCTCAAGGTCCGCGCCCACTACCACCGGTACCTCGAGCTGAGTAGGGAGGCGCTCTCGCTGATGATGATCATGGACGGCGCCTTCCTGCTCGAGTTCCTCACGATCCACCACCACACCGCTGctgagggggagagggagggggagggggcctcTTCGAGTTGGACCAAGAGGATGGAGCACCTCGTCGACTTGGGCGGGAGCGGGACCGGGAGGAAGTCCGCGCACGGCCTCATTCTCCGCGACATGCTCATGCTCGAGAACCAGATCCCGCTCTTCGTCCTCGCCATGATCAAGGCCAAGTGCTCGTCGGTGTCGGTCGACGAGGCGAGCAGGCGGCTCACTCTCATGGTGACAGAGCTCATGAGGGAGCTCTGTCCGTTTAAGATGGAGGGCCACTTCCCGGAGACCTCATGCGATGTCACCAAGCACGCGCACCTGCTCGAGCTGCTCTACCACCTGGTGGTGCCGGTGGTGCCCACGCCCACCGACACTACCGAGAACGCACACACCACCCCACCGTTTTCCGGCCACATCGTGGAGATGCCGGAACCGGAAGGCGGCGGCCAAGGCCAGGAGAAGCCTTCCGCCTGCACCGGCAACGAGCACGCGATGATGCAATTGTTCGAGTTCATCGCGTTGAAGCTCAAGGGCGGTCGCCTTGGCAAGGTGATGAAGCCGATCGAGCTTGTGGTGAAGGCGCCGTGGAACAAGCTTGCCGGTATACCTGGTGTCGAGTCCTTCATGTCTGCCGACGCCAGCCAGCAAGAGATCACGATCCCATCGGTGTCGGAGCTGGTTAGCTCCGGCGTCAAGTTTAAGCCCACCAGCGGCGACCTGTCCACTGCGTCAACTATCGCCTTCGACCGCAAGACAGCGACGCTCCGCCTCCCCGTGGTGACCCTCGACGGCAACACGGAGGTGGTGCTCCGGAACCTGGTCGCCTACGAGTCATCCGCCGCGTCAGGCCCACTGGTGCTCACCCGGTACACGGAGCTCATGAACGGCATCATCGACACCGACGACGACGTTGCGCTGCTCCGCAAGCGGGGCGTGGTGCTCAACCACATGAAGAAGAGGGACGGCGAGGCGGCCAAGCTGTGGAACGGCATGAGCCGGTCGGTGCAGCACTCCAGGGTGCCGGCCTTGGACAAGGTGATCGAGGAGGTGAACCGCTACTACGACGGTCGGTGGAGCGTCAAGACGAAGCGGTTCATGCGCAAGTACGTGCTCAGCTCATGGAAGATGCTCACCTTCCTCGCCACCATCAGCATGCTGCTGCTCACCACGGTGCAGGCCTTCTGCTCCGTCTACACATGCTCCCGATGGTGGTTTGGCGACCTGGTCGCCGTCGTGCCGTCGGACTCGGAGTAG
- the LOC109782420 gene encoding probable ubiquitin conjugation factor E4 — MASPSAPAPSRPQRSPDEVEDIILRKILLVSLAAPSAPNPAVPYLELTAAELLSESRPLLALRDAAERLLIDRLSLPDASPPPFAFLAAAFGRAADEARKISTIRDPALQARLRASIAHVRGLILSYARIVAGNPDTFPTPPNAPHPAAELLVFLLAEAADPLDSAPSPGAPPPGAFLDELFGNADYDAVEPVMGELYERLRQSVDKVSALGDFQRPLRVLKRLVGIPNCAKALVQHPKWIPKNQIMLIGEGRTMEICSLLGAFFHVSAIPDREFASQPDVGQQCFSDASTRRPADLLSSFAAIQNVMNSLQDGLRDVLLVLLKNSDTREKVLEYLAAVINTNAGRSGMRVDPLKCASSGMFVNLSAVMLRLCEPFLDKMESMKGKIDVKYLFCNKRVDFKSLTAVNASSEEVSSWIESWSQDNASGKANKENFSFICECFFMTARVLNLGVMKAVADLKHISQELARCEDDLEANKAIRDQGGSSPQLEQDITRLEKIVAALSQEQFCYESQILRDSAFLQRALSFYRLMILWSVDLVGGFKMPLPSECPMEFSCIPEHFLDDAMDLLALTSRIPKALEGFPLDNFLNFNIMFMASSSYIKNPYLKAKMVEVLKSWMPQRSGLKSTASLFEGHQLCLDYLVKNLLKLYVDIEFTGSHTQFFDKFNIRHNIAELLEYLWDVPSHRNAWRQMAKEEEKGVYLNFLNFLINDSIYLLDESLKRILELKEIEAEMANTVAWDSRPAQEREERLRAFHQSENIARFDMKLANEDVGMLAFTSEQIPAPLLLPEMVERVASMLNYFLLQLAGPQRKSLTVKDPEKYEFKPKQLLKQIATIYVHIARGDKEAVFPAAISKDGRSYSEQLFASATNILWKIGVDPQIIQEFMQLAGKAKAAAAEAMDAEAILGDIPDEFLDPIQYTLMNDPVILPSSRVTVDRPVIVRHLLSDSTDPFNRSQLTQDMLIPDTDLKLRIEEFVRSQQSRKRRAVDTETGEPDGAADMVE; from the coding sequence ATGGCCTCCCCGTCCGCGCCGGCGCCGTCGCGGCCGCAGCGCTCGCCGGACGAGGTCGAGGACATCATCCTCCGCAAGATCCTGCTCGTCTCCCTCGCGGCCCCGTCCGCCCCCAACCCCGCCGTGCCCTACCTCGAGCTCACCGCCGCCGAGCTCCTCTCCGAGTCGCGCCCGCTCCTCGCCCTCCGCGACGCCGCCGAGCGCCTCCTCATCGACCGCCTCTCCCTCCCGgacgcctcgccgccgcccttCGCGTTCCTCGCCGCCGCCTTCGGCCGCGCCGCGGACGAGGCCCGCAAGATCTCCACGATCCgcgaccccgcgctccaggcgcgGCTCAGGGCGTCCATCGCCCACGTCCGCGGCCTCATCCTCTCCTACGCGCGCATCGTTGCGGGGAACCCGGATACCTTCCCGACGCCCCCCAACgcgccccaccccgccgccgagCTGCTCGTCTTCCTGCTCGCGGAGGCCGCCGACCCGCTCGACTCCGCCCCGTCccccggcgccccgccgccggGGGCCTTCCTGGACGAGCTCTTCGGGAACGCGGACTATGACGCCGTCGAGCCGGTGATGGGCGAGCTGTACGAGCGCCTGAGGCAGAGCGTCGACAAGGTATCCGCGCTGGGCGACTTCCAGCGGCCTCTCCGTGTGCTGAAGCGGCTGGTGGGGATCCCCAACTGCGCCAAGGCTCTGGTACAGCACCCCAAGTGGATTCCTAAGAATCAAATCATGCTGATTGGGGAAGGAAGAACCATGGAGATCTGCAGCTTGCTGGGGGCCTTCTTCCATGTCAGTGCTATTCCCGACCGTGAGTTTGCAAGCCAGCCTGATGTTGGGCAACAGTGCTTCTCTGATGCATCTACACGGCGGCCGGCTGATTTACTGTCATCATTCGCAGCAATACAAAATGTTATGAATAGCTTGCAGGATGGGCTGAGGGATGTTCTTCTAGTGCTGCTTAAGAATTCAGATACTCGAGAAAAGGTCCTTGAATATCTGGCAGCGGTGATAAACACAAATGCAGGAAGATCTGGCATGCGTGTGGACCCTTTGAAATGCGCAAGTTCGGGTATGTTTGTCAATCTCAGTGCTGTCATGCTCCGTCTGTGCGAGCCTTTTTTGGATAAAATGGAGTCGATGAAGGGCAAGATTGATGTCAAGTACCTCTTCTGCAACAAAAGAGTAGATTTCAAGAGCTTGACTGCTGTAAATGCCTCTTCAGAAGAAGTCTCATCATGGATAGAGAGCTGGAGCCAAGATAATGCCAGTGGAAAGGCAAATAAAGAGAATTTCTCATTTATTTGCGAATGTTTTTTCATGACGGCAAGGGTACTTAATTtgggagtgatgaaagctgtggCAGATCTTAAACATATCTCTCAGGAACTTGCAAGGTGTGAAGATGATTTGGAGGCAAACAAAGCAATCAGAGATCAAGGAGGAAGTTCACCACAGCTTGAGCAAGATATAACACGCTTGGAGAAGATAGTTGCAGCCTTATCCCAGGAACAGTTCTGCTATGAATCTCAGATACTAAGGGATAGTGCTTTTCTTCAGCGTGCACTATCTTTCTACAGATTAATGATATTGTGGTCAGTAGACCTAGTTGGGGGATTTAAGATGCCTTTGCCATCAGAATGCCCCATGGAATTTTCTTGCATACCGGAGCATTTTCTTGATGATGCAATGGATTTACTTGCTCTAACTTCTAGAATTCCAAAAGCTCTGGAGGGCTTCCCATTGGATAATTTTCTCAATTTCAACATTATGTTCATGGCGAGCTCTTCTTACATTAAAAATCCTTACCTGAAAGCAAAGATGGTTGAAGTTTTGAAAAGCTGGATGCCACAAAGAAGCGGCTTGAAATCCACAGCCTCGTTATTTGAGGGGCACCAACTATGTCTCGATTATCTTGTCAAGAATCTTCTGAAGCTTTATGTGGATATTGAATTCACTGGCTCCCATACACAGTTCTTCGACAAATTTAATATTCGACACAACATTGCTGAGCTTCTTGAGTATTTATGGGATGTTCCCAGTCATCGAAATGCTTGGAGACAAATGGCTAAAGAAGAGGAAAAGGGTGTCTACTTGAATTTTCTGAACTTTCTTATCAATGATAGCATCTATCTTCTTGATGAGAGTTTGAAAAGGATTCTCGAGCTAAAGGAAATAGAGGCTGAAATGGCTAATACTGTTGCATGGGATAGCAGACCTGCTCAAGAAAGAGAGGAGCGGTTGCGCGCGTTTCATCAGTCAGAGAATATTGCTCGATTTGATATGAAGCTCGCAAATGAGGATGTTGGGATGCTTGCTTTCACGTCAGAACAAATTCCAGCACCTTTGCTTCTTCCAGAAATGGTGGAAAGGGTGGCGAGCATGTTAAATTACTTCCTCTTGCAGCTTGCTGGTCCCCAGAGGAAATCGTTGACTGTAAAAGATCCAGAGAAGTATGAGTTCAAACCGAAGCAGCTATTGAAACAGATTGCTACCATCTATGTCCACATTGCAAGGGGTGATAAGGAAGCTGTCTTCCCAGCTGCAATCTCAAAAGACGGAAGGTCATACAGTGAGCAGTTGTTTGCTAGTGCAACTAATATTTTGTGGAAGATTGGGGTAGATCCCCAAATCATACAGGAGTTTATGCAACTTGCAGGTAAAGCAAAAGCTGCTGCCGCTGAGGCCATGGATGCCGAGGCTATCCTTGGGGACATACCAGACGAATTTCTTGATCCGATCCAGTATACTCTGATGAATGATCCTGTGATACTACCATCGTCGCGGGTCACAGTAGATCGACCAGTTATTGTTCGGCATTTGCTCAGTGACAGCACTGATCCGTTCAACCGCTCCCAGCTGACTCAAGACATGTTGATACCAGATACAGATCTCAAGTTGCGCATTGAAGAATTTGTCAGGTCCCAGCAGTCGCGGAAGCGGAGGGCTGTCGACACTGAGACCGGGGAGCCTGATGGTGCTGCTGATATGGTGGAGTGA